The DNA window TGCCTGTCTGCACATGGGACGtgagaatgaaggaaaaaatgctttcatagCTTGAAATGGTAGCTATTAGATAGTTGCTGGGTAGTGGATTTTAGGTTTAACAATCTGCTTTGTGTCTGCCATTTCTGCTCCTAGCATGACTTATTACTTATATCCCACACAAATGCTAAGTAGTTTGAAACactaaaatgctaaaaattCAGTAGTTCACTGGTGTTTGTGAGGATTTGGTTATCAGTTTACTTTTTTTAGCTAAATCAGTGGCATAGTAGTGGTGTTAAACAAGTCTTAATTATCACAAATTAACTCAGTGCAGAAGGTCATGCCATCCTCTTTGCATATCTTTTGTgtaattatattaataaatatcCTATATTAGGAGTCTGCAAGTGTAGAGTTCTTTGCAGAATGATAGTCTCTAGCCTGTAAGCTAGGATGTCTCAAGATAAATTAGTCTGAGAACAGTAGGTCACTGAATCTTTGAGTTGCTCTGCACTTGAACCATCAGTGACTTGAGCTGGTGGGTGTTCAACTCTTTCCAATTATTGTCTTGCTCTAGTGAGTAAATTGGAATCCCTGGGACtccttctgttttctaattcaaaaagctgtaacatttttgcttcttttgtaaCATAAGCTgtatttcttggaaaaaaaatttgtggaAATAATATTGCTAATATCTTTCAGTTTATGATGTCACAAGAAGAGATACTTTTGTCAAGCTGGATAACTGGTTAAATGAACTGGAAACGTACTGCACAAGGAATGACATAGTGAAAATGCTAGTTGGAAACAAGATTGATAAGGTAAACAGAATTCAACTGCAAGAAGTGATCTGTTGGTGTATTTTGTTAATAATGCATATTAATACTATGTCTTATAGGAAAACCGTGAAGTTGACAGAAATGAAGGTCTCaaatttgcaagaaaacattCCATGTTGTTCATAGGTATGTTATAGATATTTGCAGGGATCTTACTTGATTTTTGTTACATAATGAAAAGTACTATTCTGTAGAACTGATAATTTTTATACATACAATCCAACGAATGATATTTCTCAGCTGCAGTAGGTATAAAGATAATAGATATTcccattttcttaaaaactgtCCCTAAATATGTCCAGATACCTATTCTAACTGTGGATGAGTATACTGAAATTCATGAGGATTAAGAGCGGAATACAGACTCTATTGTAGTCTAACAAAACCTgttctgggtttggggttttgtctgatttcttttcccagctgaaTTGCTAAATTAGtaacagaagcaaaatgagaGGGAAAACTGGTACTAGTGGCCAGCTTTCAGTATGGCAGAAGAGCTGGTGCTTGACAGAAATCTGTATTAGAGCTGGGCTATAAAAATAGGTAAGAATAGAATTAACCTATAAATGGTGGGTGGGATTGAATAATGACATAATCATGACTAGAGCAAATATGTTGGTCTCATCTTAGGTCTTGTACGTAAAGTCTTGTAATGATAAATTAAAGTGAGTGGCGAAGTGATTCTTCATGCCTGAGTTTATTACATGTCTCATTTAAGGATCAGCAGGAATGGTACTGGAGTCATCCTATAAAGTAAAGCAGTTCATTGACATGTCCTGTGCTTAGACTTATGTCCCTCATTCTGACTAATAGTATGTCTTTGTCTAGTACcttgttgtgtttcttttcgGCCACAGTGTCAGATGTGGAAATAGAAGTTCAAAGTTGAGGCACAAGCTAAGTGCATGGAAGATTAAAAGAAAGCTGAGAATTAAACTAtaactatatatatttatacctGCATGCTACATATGCAAGTATCTGCATAGCTGCGTAGAAGAACAGGGCAAGCCCTAGTGGCACTGAAGAGTTTCAGATGATATCTGTTGGTCTCATAACCTGTGAGCAAATTTCTTGGGCTTAGCCAAAGGCACCTGAGTGAAATTACCTAGAATTCTGCtaactgcagaagaaacaagatCCCTTATTGCTTTTATCAGATGAGTTGTATCATGGAGGCTGACCCAGAATCCTACAGTATGGATCCTTCCTTCTTATGGTATTTATGGTATGGTGGTAGTGCAGTTATGACTAATGTacagaactgaaatacagagcagTAACCAGGCTTACCAGATAATCTTGTTAGTAGAACCCCCCTTTCTTTTCACTGAAGTGTTTTCCATAGTAAAATAAAGCTAGGCTATGGCTGTTTCTATATATTCTAGTGACATTCAACTTGGAAGTTCTTGTATTAAGAGTGTTTTGAGGTGCTGCCTTATGTGGGAACAGAAATCTGCATACCTGCTAATTTTGGCACTGCTATGTTACTAAAGAATATATTGCAAAAGTTGTAAGTCTGGGTTGTAGGTTGATACTtaactgcaagaaaaatactaaacaaGTTACTGGAAGCTATGCTAACATTTGACTTTTTGCATCCCTTCTCCAGAGGCAAGTGCAAAAACATGTGATGGTGTACAGTGTGCCTTTGAAGAACTTGTTGAAAAAATCATTCAGACTCCTGGACTGTGGGAGAGTGAGAGCCAAAACAGAGGTGTAAAGTTATCAAACAAGGAAGAAGGatatggaggaggaggagcagcatgTGGTGGATACTGTTCTATGTTATAAACTTTGGGAAGCTTATTCTTTGCATATTTAAACAGATAGTGACATCTTTCTGTACATAAATTcattaaatgctatttttaggGACCTTGCAGTTTGCACATATTTGTTTTGTATCATGGCAGTGAACACTTGTAGGAAAAATGTTCTGCAGCTTTCCCAGTTTGAAAATGTTATGGTAAGCATGCCCAATTTGCAATTTCAGGTTTTTATAAGTAGCATAAATAATGTGCAAGAACAAATGCACTAAAAATTTTACAACTGTATACATTCATCATGTAACTATTCTAAACAAATCCATCTAACAAACATTACTGCATTGTCTGCtctttgtcttatttttaaatactcttgAAATTATAGAACTATATATTGTGCACAGATCTTGGAAACAGTGTGAGCTATAAATGTTACATTTCATCTCTTCcagtaaatgctttttttatggTATTAAAAACAGCAAGATTCTACAGTTGTTAGACAAATCTGctagatttttgtctttcagcagagctgtctAAAATACAAATTGGCACAGGCCATAGTTGGTATCAGCACCTTTTGAAGAGATGCTTTGAAAGCTTCCTTTGCAAAGCTGGGGAACtcccttgtttctttttaatcatcACTTCAGTTGATGGCCTAACTGGAGTTTTAATCCTGTCATATTTATATACTAAATTTGTGGTACTCTTGCACTCTAGGTTTTTATGATGCAGTCTACTCTAGACTTGCTGTAGAAAGTCTTCATTATTGGCAAAGGGTCTGAATGAcatctttgttctttcattGTGAATCAATTTGCCACACACTAGTATGGATGCCTAATTTTCGTAAATGTTTGTAATATAACTTTATCTCAAACTGTAGCTCACTGGCTGTGAAGATCTCTATCACATGTCTGCTTGGTGCGGCTACttgttcagaaataaaacttcctgTCACAGACACTAAATGGGAAGCTAGGGCTTCTTGATATCTGTATGAAAAAATACTATTGCAATGAGTATTCACTTGAATTATTGTCTCAAAGCCAATGGTTTGTTTCAGAAGACTTGTATAGactaataaattttttttttccacagtagtCAATTTTTCTAACCTCTTTGTATTGTAGAGTTGTATATTTTCTAGCACATACAGTTTAAACAAGGTCACTTATGgacaaattatt is part of the Balearica regulorum gibbericeps isolate bBalReg1 chromosome 2, bBalReg1.pri, whole genome shotgun sequence genome and encodes:
- the RAB18 gene encoding ras-related protein Rab-18 gives rise to the protein MDEDVLTTLKILIIGESGVGKSSLLLRFTDDTFDPELAATIGVDFKVKTISVDGNKAKLAIWDTAGQERFRTLTPSYYRGAQGVILVYDVTRRDTFVKLDNWLNELETYCTRNDIVKMLVGNKIDKENREVDRNEGLKFARKHSMLFIEASAKTCDGVQCAFEELVEKIIQTPGLWESESQNRGVKLSNKEEGYGGGGAACGGYCSML